The following proteins are co-located in the Manihot esculenta cultivar AM560-2 chromosome 9, M.esculenta_v8, whole genome shotgun sequence genome:
- the LOC110622574 gene encoding ras-related protein RABE1c, whose protein sequence is MAAPPARARADYDYLIKLLLIGDSGVGKSCLLLRFSDGSFTTSFITTIGIDFKIRTIELDGKRIKLQIWDTAGQERFRTITTAYYRGAMGILLVYDVTDESSFNNIRNWIRNIEQHASDNVNKVLVGNKADMDESKRAVPTSKGQALADEYGIKFFETSAKTNLNVEEVFFSIARDIKQRLADTDSKAEPQTIKINQPDQAGGASQTDQKSACCGS, encoded by the exons ATGGCTGCTCCACCTGCAAGAGCTCGTGCCGATTACGATTACCTTATAAAGCTTCTCTTGATCGGCGATAGCG GTGTGGGTAAGAGTTGCCTTCTTTTGCGTTTCTCAGATGGTTCCTTTACAACTAGTTTCATTACAACCATTGG TATTGATTTTAAGATAAGAACAATTGAGCTTGATGGAAAACGGATCAAATTGCAAATTTGGGATACTGCTGGTCAAGAGCGTTTTCGAACAATTACAACTG CTTACTACCGTGGAGCTATGGGTATTTTGCTTGTATACGATGTCACTGATGAATCatcttttaata ATATTAGGAATTGGATCCGTAATATTGAACAACATGCTTCTGACAATGTGAACAAAGTACTGGTGGGTAACAAGGCAGACATGGATGAAAGCAAAAGG GCTGTTCCTACCTCAAAGGGCCAGGCTCTTGCAGATGAATATGGCATCAAGTTTTTTGAGACC AGTGCAAAGACAAATTTAAATGTGGAGGAGGTTTTCTTTTCAATAGCTAGGGATATCAAGCAAAGGCTTGCAGATACCGACTCAAAGGCTGAG CCACAGACGATCAAAATTAACCAACCGGATCAGGCAGGAGGTGCCAGCCAAACCGATCAAAAATCTGCATGCTGTGGTTCTTAA